The genomic window acATTTCAAAACAGAATAATATGAAATATGACAATTCATCAACATCATTTGAACAtagtcaagttcatcatctaaagatcatcaccagCGAAAGTCCACGAACATAagagtagtgcaagacatgaaacatcataaaagtTGAAACATGAAAGACATGGCACAATGGTCGCATACAcggaatcatcatcgacatcaagcaccaccgagtccacctccgccaaaaccaccaccaccaccgagtccacctccgccaaaaccaccacctccgccaagtccacctccgccaaaaccaccaccaagtccacctccgccaaaaccgccaccgccaagtcctcctccgccaaaaccgccaccgcgaccaccatcactctgccagatcggagtgattggggtcgacggagcaggagttgagccaccggtcccctacatgtttgaaagaagattctaacggtaaatatgacatgatagtgttgaatgaacgagaactagtttgtcattAGTTAGGCAAATTTACTAACCGGAGTATCACCGCCTAGTGCCAGCCATTCCTCGAACGTGGGAATGTGTGGGGCGTCTCCCGCAAgtggtggtgggggtccaacttgtggtggctccgtgcagttagtccaagacgccaacatagcctggatgttagttaaacaagtcCACTTAGAAACAAGCCGTGATCAACAaagtcagaaggaatgaaagtgcaaatttgagcttggtttaagagggcaaaactaaccgccatCACTTGACGGCTGTAATCATCGTctgccttcactcgttgcaagtactccctcacctcaatatgcctatgctcgagaaaggcctgatatgcctacaaaattgaggttgtttctaagtgggcagtgatgaaaataaactaagaaagatagagacaaagaagataagggCAAGTACTTACAGCACGTTGGCGGACTAAGGGAGGCTGCGAACGCCCCATACTCTTTAACGGGCTCGGGTTGGTAGctcgaagccgtgtgtacgagatcgacggagtgatcaagccatcgaaacacggataccggccatgggacttaccctggatggccaccaccgccgtgtcgtcgatctgagactgggcaacctcaggaacgggaacatccagatgcaacttctgatagttctgagtgtaagactccaggtgtcgctcggtgttgccgtagtactggctctcgccctccttgcgatcACTCCGCTCGCAGGCCAGCTTCCAcaactccatgtctgagagcggcctctgcaacttgtcctcctgcaatgtcaaacagaagttagccatacataagaacatgacgataaagaagaaccaaaatgcatctttcatatagatataccttcatggccttgaagccccagtggttcctgtttccttggccgtgtgtcccgtcttttccacggttagcccgggccttgatgctcttggcaacaAACTCTGGATCGTCACCgacccacctatccaccaaacacgcccatccatcatgccttccatagcaccaacgaggaacaacctatgcaaattttggaagcatgacatgtgagcacgaaacatatagttgactccttgaaacaatgaaaagttagtaatagttaccatcatgaactgctccctgctcATGGTAATTTTTTGCCTCtgtgcttgagttttggtcatcttttgttgcaggtagatgtggtagtactgtGAGATGGCAACCcaacgcacctcgtactgcaactgacaaGCTTTCTTCTTTGCAGACGCAAGTAAGACCatgtcggctctggccttgtgctcgtcaagaactctatagagttgctacaatcatgcataaaccagaagcaaacaaggcatgagttgagtgattcaatgataaactatgaacgaaactaaagacaagtgattcaaaagggaacttacccaaaatttggtgatcatggccttagcggccgtcccgtactccgcgttgctgcaagcctcgtagtgggcccagcttgtggccaaaacacgcagttgtgggt from Triticum aestivum cultivar Chinese Spring chromosome 3B, IWGSC CS RefSeq v2.1, whole genome shotgun sequence includes these protein-coding regions:
- the LOC123067300 gene encoding uncharacterized protein translates to MVLLASAKKKACQLQYEVRWVAISQYYHIYLQQKMTKTQAQRQKITMSREQFMMVVPRWCYGRHDGWACLVDRWVGDDPEFVAKSIKARANRGKDGTHGQGNRNHWGFKAMKEDKLQRPLSDMELWKLACERSDRKEGESQ